The nucleotide window CGCCCGTCCGCGCGCGCCGCGTCCCCGCCGAACCGAGTCGAGGACCGACTCGGCGGTCAGCAGCGTCTTCCCCTCGCCGCGCTCGCGCGCCGTCCTCACCGCGCGCTCGGCCGCGCGCTCGGCGCGCTCGAACTCGCCCAGCTGCGCGGCGCCGTGGGCCAGCTCCAGCAGCACCTGCGCGGCGTTGGCCGTCCCTTCGTCGCGCGAGAGGCCGTCCCACACCTCGTCCCAGGTCTGCTCGAACTGCCGGCGCTCGCCCGCGCCCGCGGCGGCGCGCACGATGTTGGCCAGGCACACCAGCCGGTCCTCCTGCCGCGCCATGTGCGGCAGCAGCGCCTCGAACACCGTCAGCGCCGGAGCGAAGTGCCCGCGCTCGACCCAGAAGTAGGCGATGTCGTTCGCCAGCGCCGGCAGACGGGGATGGTCGGGGCCGTAGCTCTCGAAGGCGCCGCGGGCGTAGCGCTCGGCGTCGTCCTTGTGGTTCCCCCCCGCGGCGATCACGAACAGGTCGTGCAGCGCCGAGCCCTGGATGGGGCGCAGCGAGTGGCGCCGCGCCGCGCGCAGCGCCCGCACGTGGAAGCGCCGCGCCGCGGGGTAGTTGCCGCGCTGCATGTACAGGTTGCCCATCCCCGAGAAGGCCAGCGCGTAGCTCGTCCAGTCGCCGCTCTGGCGCGCCAGGGCGATGGAGCGGCGGTACCACGTCTCCGCGCGCGAGTGCTCGGCCCGCCGCCGGGCGATGCGCCCCACCGCGTACGCCGCGCCCGCGTCGTACGGCACCGTGAGCGCCGCCGCCTGCGCGAAGGCGATGGCCGTGGCCAGGTGCCCGTGCAGGTCGGCCCAGTGCGCGATGTGCTGGCAGGCCAGCTCCACCGTCTCCGCGCGCGCCGTCTCGGGCTGGCCCACCATGCGCACCACCGTCATCAGCGGCGACTCCAGCTGCACGTCCACGCCGGCCGAGCGGATCAGCCCGTGCAGCAGCGCGTCGGCGCCGGGCTCGAACAGCCCCGGGCGCTCCTCGGGCGGGAACTGCGCCCACAGCGCCACGTCGCGCGCCGCCTGCCAGAGGAGGAAGCCGAGCGGCCCCGGGATCTCCTCGAGCACGGCCAGCCCTTCGTAGGCCTCCGCGCCGGTGGTGATGGCGGGCGGGGTGCGCCAACGGCGCGCGGTGCGCCGGACCGGCGGGGAGAGTCGCTTGGGTCGCATCGACGGGACTCCGGGAGTGGCCGCGGGGTGTGGAGGGAGGGACCCGGACTGCCGGGATTTTGAAATTGTACGGTATGATAAGGCGCAACCCCCTGCCGCGCCATAGTCTTAGCGGGGACCCCGGGGAAAGCTTCCACCACTTTCGGTGATCCAGTGGCGCATTCGGAACGCACGTGAAACGGACATCACACCGCTACCGACCGGCCACAAGATCGCTCCCGGGAAACGGCTGAACACCATGCAAGTCCGCTCCCATCCTTCCTTACGCTGCGATTGGGCGCGCCGCCCGGACCCCGTCCGGCGGGGTCTCCAAATCCTTGCGCGCGGTGGCGCAATATGTCGGGTTGTGCGTGAGCCACGTTCAGTGGCGGGACAACGGCGTACAACCCGTCGCCCGGGGGTGGTGAATTCGAGCTACGTCCCCGACGATAGGTCGATCGCACCGTTCCGGATCCACGCCGCCACCTCGGCCGGCCGTGCGATGATCACCTCGTGGTCGGGCGTGCGATGTAGCGCGATGCGGTCCGGCTTGAGAATCTCTGTCCGGTAGCCGATGAAATCCACGAGATTGCCCGTGACGAGGACGTCTGCGCGCCCGGCGACGGCAACCTCGAGCACGTGCACGTCTTCCTGGTCGCGGAGAGGAATGACGCCCGCACCGCCCAGGATGATCAGCGGGTCGCCCGGATCTGGACCGAGACGGCTGGTGAGGATCATTTCCTCCAGCACCGTTTCAAGCGCAAGGCGCGAGAAGCCGAGCTTTCGCGCGAGCACCTGCGCCAGCCGGTTGATCAATCCCCACGAAATCACCAGCTGGGTCAGACCCAGGGCACACTCGCCCCGCCGAACGGCCTCGACCAGCATCTGGATAGTGTTCTCGTTGCGCTTGCGAGCGTTCGCGAGTGCGTAGGCACACCAGATGTTCAGGTCGAGACAGAGGCGGAAGATCGGAGGAGAAGGGAGCTGCGCAGCGCTGGGCCGCAGACTCACCGCTTGCGCCGTCGCCGCGCGACGGCCTCCGTGTCCGCGGCCTCACTCCGTCGCGCGCTTCGCACGGACGTGGAGCTCTCGGCCTCGGCTTCCGCCGTGAGCCGCACCGCTTCGGCAAGGATCTCTTCCTCGGTCTGCAGCCGATCTCCATAACGCTCGTTGATCGCCGGGGCCATGCTGTCCATCGCTGCATCGAACGACGCATCGCTGATCGCGCGGGTGACCTCGCGGCGCATCAGCGTGAGGTGCTCTGGCGCTGCAAGCGCTTCCAGCCGGCGGAGTGCTGCATGCGCCTCGATCGGCAGACGTACGTAGAACGCGAGTGCGGCGGCGGCGATCTGCGACGGCTTCCGCTGCTCCACCAGGGCGATGTGCTCCACGAGCTTCGCCGTCTCTTCGTCAGTGTAGGCCGAGATCGTCTTACCGGGCATTTAGCATCTCCAAGTTCTAAGGTTTCTATAGAAATGATAGAAACCATTCCTACTCCTGACAAGTCTCACTCCTTCGCCGCGCGCTCGGTGACGCTGACGGCGGGGTCGAGCTGGTCCACCTCCTCCTGTCTCCCATCCTCCCAGCGTACCACGGCGTACAGCGCGTACGCCTCCAGCACCACGCCGGCGCGGCCGCCGACGTGCTCCACCTTGTCGCCCTGCTTCAGGAAGTGGCGGGACTCCAGTTGCGTGCTCACGAGCCTCCCGGGGTGTGGTCTGCGGAGGCATCAACTTGACGGTGGCTCCCGCCGCGGGGCAACTTCTCCCCCGCCGGACAATCCGGCCGAACCCGCACCCGCGTCCGCTCCCGTGGAAGACTCCCCGCCCGCCGCCGAGGTCGTCGAATCGCCCCGCCTCCTCGTCCGTACGCTGCGGCCGGGCGACGAGGCGCGGCTGCAGGCGGTGTTCGACGCCGCGCCCGACTGGCACGCCGCGCTCGGCCGCCCCGCGGACCCCAACGCCGCGTCCGCGGAGATCCATGCCTCCGCCGACAAGGCCGGCCGCGAGATCGCCGTGCTGACGCTGCGCGAGACGGGCGAGGACGTGGGCGCCGTGGGCTGGTGGCGCGGGAACCCGGCGCCGCGGGTGGCGCTGCTCGGCACCCTCCTGGTCGTCCCCGCGCACCGCGGCCGGGGGCTGGCGCGCGAGGCGCTGGCGGCGGTGGAGGCGTGGCTGGCCGAGGGCGGCGTCACCGAGCTGCGGACGGCGTTCCCGCGCGCCCTTCTCCATCTCCACCCGCTGGTCCGGGCGCTCGGGTTCGCGGAGATGAGCATCGCCGAGCACCAGAAGCTCGGGTTCGCTGGGGCCGGCACCTCGCTCTGGTCCAGGCCGGTGAGGACGGCGTGACGAACGTACCCGGACGGCCCCTGCCGGAGACGCGGCGGCTGCGCTTCGAGCGCGCGGGCCCGGCCGACGAGGCGCGGCTGCAGGCGATCTACGATGCCCGGCCATGCATCCAGAGCATTCTCGTCCGCCGGCTGGCGGAGTGGACGATGGACGACCTCCGCCAGCGCGCGGCCGCCGGCGATGCCCTGGCCGCCGCCAACCTCCGCCACTTCTCGCGCATCGACACCGCCGCCCACGAGCTGGCCGCGTCCGCTGCCGACGCGAACCGCGTCACCGCCTTCGCGGTGCTGCGCGAGACGGGGGCGGACGCCGGGGCGTTCAGCTGGCGCTGGCCGTGCGAGGTGGACGGCGTGGCGGCGCTCGGCCCCATCTTCTTCGCTCCGGACCCTCCCAACGACCTCTTCCACGAAGCGCTGGCGGCGCTGGAGCGGACGCTCGCGGCCGGCGGCGCCAGGGAGATCTGGGTGCCGATGAAGTGCGGGTTCCTGCCGCACCACATCATGTACGTGTCCGGCTACCGGGAGCTGCGGCCGGAGGGCGTCCAGCTCGGGCTGGGATACGAGAGCTGGCAGAAGCGGCTGGGGGACGGATGACCGCCGTCGTCACCACTTTCCCGCTCCCCGAGCGGGCGCTCGCGCTCCTCTCCGAGGTCGGCGCCGTCGCCGGGCCGGAGGGGTGGGGCGAGGCGCTGGGCGACGCGGAGGCGCTGCTCTGCCTGCTGACCGATCGCGTGGACGCCGCGCTGCTGGAGCGCGCGCCGCGGCTGCGGATCGTCGCCAACGCGGTCGTCGGCTACGAGCACGTGGACCTGGCGGCGTGCGCGGCGCGCGGGATCGTCGTCACCAACACGCCCGACGTGCTGACGGAAGCGACCGCGGACCTGGCGTGGGCGCTCATCCTCGCGACGGTGCGCTGCCTGCCGCAGGCGGAGATGAGCCTGCGCGCGGGCGAGTTCCACGGCTGGGGATTCTGGGACTATCTGGGGGGCGATCTCACTGGCGCGACGCTGGGGATCTACGGGATGGGGCGGATCGGGCGCGCGGTGGCGCGGCGGGCGACCGGGTTCGGGATGCGCACCATCTACCACTCCCGCTCGCGACTCTCTGCGGACGAGGAGGCGGCGCTCGGGGCCGGGTTCGTCTCCTTCGACGAGCTGCTGGCGCGCGCCGACGTCCTCTCGCTGCACGCGCCGCTGACGCCGGAGACGCGCCACGCGATCGGCGCGGACGCGCTGCGGCGGATGCGGCCGGGGAGCTACCTGATCAACACGGCGCGCGGCGCATTGATCGACGAGGCCGCGCTGGTGGACGCGCTGCGCGACGGCCGCCTCGCCGGCGCGGGGCTGGACGTCTACGAGCGCGAGCCGGAGATCGCGCCGGGGCTCCTCGATCTCCCCAACGTGGTCCTCCTCCCCCACGTCGGCTCGGCCACCCGCGAGACGCGCACGCGCATGGCCATGCTGGCCGCGCGCAACGTGCACGCGGTGCTTTCCGGCCGCCCGCCCCTCACCCCCGTGCGCCTCCCGTGAGCCCGCGCGACGACGCCCGCCGCATCCTCGACGCCGCCATCGCCGCGGCGGACGCGCGCGATGCCGTCCGCCGCGCGCTGCGGGTGGAGGGGGATGTTTTGATGGTGATGGACGACGAGCGGATCGACCTCGCCGCCGTCGACCGCATCTGGCTGGTCGGCGCGGGGAAGGCGGCGGCGGGGATGGCGCTCGGCGCGCGCGACGTGCTGGGCGACCGCATCGCCAGCGGGACGATCGCCACGCGCGACGGCTACGCTGCGGAGGTGCCGGGGATCGACGTGTGGGAGGCGGCGCACCCGGTGCCGGACACGCACGGACTGGCGGGCGCGGCGGCGGCGCTCGAAGTGGCTCGGCGGGCGGGAGATGGCGATCTCGTGCTGTGCCTGCTCTCCGGCGGCGCGTCGGCGCTCTGGCCGTGCCCGCCGGCCGGCGTGTCGCTCACGGATCTCAAGGCGCTGACCGCGGCGCTCCTCCGCGCCGGCGCGGCCATCGGGGAGATGAACGCCGTGCGCAAGCACCTGTCGCGCATCGCGGGGGGATGGCTGGCGCGCGCCGCGCACCCCGCGCGCGTGGTGACGCTGGCCGTGGCGGACGTGGTCGGCTCGCCGCTGGACGTGATCGCGAGCGGGCCGACCGTCCCCGATCCCACGACGTTCGGCGACGCGCTGGAGATCGTGCGCGCGTACGAGGTCGCCGCGCCGCCGGCCGCCGTCGCGTATCTCCAGCGCGGCGCTGCGGGCGACGAGCCCGAGACGCCGAAGCCGGGGGATCCGGTGTTCGCGCGCGCGTCCGCCCACGTCGTCGCGAGCAACCTGGACGCGCTCCGCGGCGCCGCGGCCGAGGCGGAGCGGCTGGGTTACCGCGCGGAGATCGTGGCCGACGACCTGGAGGGCGAGGCGCGGCAGGTGGCGCCGGGGATCGCGCGGCTGGCGCTGGACCGGCAGCGCGCGCTCGCGTCCGGCGATCCGCCGCTCGCCCTTCTGCTCGGCGGCGAGACGACGGTGACGGTGCGCGGCCGCGGCGCCGGCGGCCGCAACCAGGAGCTGGCGCTGGCGCTGGCCATCGAGCTGGAGGGATGCGCCGGCATCGTCGCCGCCGCGCTGGGGACGGACGGGACGGACGGGACGACCGACGCCGCCGGCGCCCTGGTCGACGGCGGCACGACGGCGCACGCGGCGGCGCAGGGCCTCGACGCGCGCGACGCGCTGGACGCGAACGACTCGCACCCGCTCCTCCGCGCCGCCGGCGACCTCCTCGTCACCGGCCCGACCGGCACGAACGTGTGCGACGTGGTGCTGCTGATCGTCTCCGCGTCAGCGTAACTGGCCCGCCGGCAGTCCGGGGGATTGTAGCCGGATTGAAAGAAAGCCCACCCGCGCCGATGCGTGGGTGGGCCTTTTTACCCCGTCATGACCGACCACAGGCCCGGAGGCTACCGCGAGGTCAGTCACGTATCGAGGAATTCCCTCAGGACTACTTACATCAGAACGAGGAAACCAGCTCTACGGTCACGCCGGCCTGCTCCTTCCACGCGGGCCGCGGACCGACCTGGATGCGAACCTCCATGTCGAGCGCGTTCAGGAATCTCTCCAGCCGTTCCATACTGAAGCGCGCCAGCTTCCCGCGAGTGAGATCGGAGACGTCGGGCTGCTTCACCCCCAGCACGTCGGCCGCCTGCGCCTGCGTCAGTCCCCGCTCGCGGATCACATTCCGGATCACACGCGCCAGTTCGGCCTTGGCCAGCCGCTCTTCGGGATTCGGCAGGCCCAGGTCTTCGAAGATGTTGCCGGAGCTGTCGTGCACGGTCGTCTCATCGCTCATCCTGGGCCTGCCTCGCGTAGTGGATCCGGTAGTGCTCTTCTGCCAGCTTCAACCGTGTACGAACGAGATTCCGATCCGGCAGCGGCGTAGCGATCCCTGATTTCGATTTCTTCTTGAAGACGTGCAGGACGTAGACCGCGCCGACGAATTCCACGGTATACGCCGCCCTGTACGTATCTCCATCGAAATCCTCCGCCAGCTTCATCACCGAGCTGGGAAGTCCCTCCCCGAAAGGACGCGCGCCTTCAGGACGATCGCCGTACTGGACGTCGAGCAGCGCCCAGCCGAACGCATCCTTCACATCTTCCGGCATCGACCGGAGATCCTTGTGCGCGCTCCCGATGAAGTGAATCGGCTTCCTGTCCGCCATCGAGCCGCCTCATGGTTGAAAATAGCAGATTTGCTATCATCTCTCAATTGTCCTCACTTCGCGTTCGCGGCGCGGATGATCTCGATGATGATGGGGGTGGCGCCGTCGACGATGAACTGCACGGCGATGACCGTCACCAGCAGGCCCATCACGCGCGTCATCACGTTCAGCCCCGTCTGCCCGAAGAAGCGCACCAGCCGCGGCGCCGCCGACAGCACCGCCCAGGTGATCGCCAGCACCACGATCACCGCCCCCAACACCAGCCCCACCCGTAGCGGCGTGCCGGCCTGCGTCATCAGCACCATCACCGTGGTGATCGCCCCGGGGCCCGTGATCATGGGGATGCCGAGCGGGGTGACGCCCACGTTCTCGCGCACGCGCCCCTCCTGCTCCTCCTCTTCCGTCGCCTTGCCGCGCCGGCTCTTGGCCTGGAGCATGTCCATGCCGATGCCGAAGAAGATGAATCCGCCGGCGATGCGGAACGCGTCGATGGTGATGCCGAAGAGCTGGAAGATGGCCCCGCCCACCAGCGCGAACACCGCCAAGATCACGAACGCCGTCACCACGCCCGCGCGCAGCGTGCGGCGCCGCTGCTCGCGCGTGTAGCCGTCGGTGATGGCCAGGTACATCGGCGCCGCGCTCAGGGGATTGATGATCGACAGCAGCGAGGTGAAGCAGAGGAGCGCGAACTTCCAGAGCGTGTGTTCCATCCGCCGGGCCGGCTGGGGTGGGAAGATGGTGCGTAGCGTACCCGCCGGACCGGCACGCGTCAAATCTCACAGCAGGGGATAGGGAACAGGGACAGGGGACAGCGTTGATGGGGATGATCGCGCCGTCGACCCGGCGTTCGTCCCGCGGCATCCACGATCCGCCCCAATCTGGTTCACCGCCGAGTCGTCTCTCCCGAACTTCATGCTGCCGATGCGCTCCCGCGCGGCCTCTCCGCGCGGGGACCGAACCCTTGCCTTGGAGGGACTCATGAGCCGTGCAGCCCGATCGATCCGTCGCGCCGCGTTCCCCGCGCTGGTGCTGGCCGCGCTCGCGTTCGGCGCCGCGCAGACGCTCGCCTCGCCCGGCGCGGCGAAGAAGGCCGCCGCGGTGTGCGGCAGCGAGCGCTGCGACCTCATCTGCGTCTCGCACGGCCACGCCGGCGGTGACTGCATCAACGGCGTGTGCAAGTGCTACGACCTGTGATTCCGGATCACTACGATCCACCGAGCGATGTCATTCCGAAGGCGCTGCGCCAACCCATCCTCCGCGCCAACTCGAGGCGCCTGAGGAATCTCTGACCGGCTTCCGAGCAACAAGCCGCTTGTCGCTCGGAGGCATGCCACAGATTCCTCGGGCGGCGCCAGGGATCAGCGCGGGTGAAGCCTCGGAGCAGCGGCGCCGCTCGGAATGACAGCTTCCGGGCCACTGGATTGAACCGCGGCGACAGAGCGACATCACCGCAGCACGGACGAAAGGGGCGCGGCCCGCGAGCCGCGCCCCTTCGTTGTCGATCACCCGATCCTCCTACCCGCCCGACATCACCCGCACGGGTTCGCGGGGTTCACGTCGCATTCGCTCTGCGGGTAGGGGAGGAAGTCGAGCGACGGGCGCTTGCTCGTGTACGCGCTGAATCTCCTCAGATCCTCCCATCTCAATCCCTGCGCGTACAGCTCGAAGCGGCGCTCGTAGAGGATCTGCGTGAGCAGCTGCGCCTCGGTGGCCAGGCTGGCGTCGGGGATGGCCGGCATCCCCGCCTTCGGCTCGTCGACCGGCGAGGCGGTCTGCGTGTGCACGGCGTTGATCAGTGTGCGCGCCTGCGGATAGTTGTTCTGGCGCACGTACACCTCGGCCATGATCAGCCGCATCTCGTCGGGCAGGTACAGCGGATAGTCGTCGTTGCGCCCGCCGTACTTGGCGAAGTCGAACACCGAGTCCGGCTGCCCCACGGCCCCCGCCGTCCGCACCGCCCAGTACGCCGGGCGCTTGTCCGCCGGGTCGGCCTCGGTGAACAGCACCTTGCGCGCGCCCGTGTACCGCGCCACCCCGGAGTAGTTGTAGATCGGGTTGATGGCCGCGCCCGGATAGCTGAGCACCGACAGCACGGTCAGCGGCACCCGCTGCGCCGCGGCCAGCGCCTCGGCGTACCGGCCGCGGAACAGGTAGTAGCGCGCCAGCATGGCGTCGATCGTGGCCCGCAGGTTGAACTTCTGCCCCGACACCCGGGTGCGGAACCCGGCCAGGTCGGCGTCGCTGTAGCTGGCGATGTCGCTCCGCGCGGACTCGAGCAGCGCCAGCACGCTGTCCTGCACCTGCGCGCGGGGGAGCGGGAGCGCGCCCTCTCCCGAGTTGGCGGGGAGCTGCACGTACTGCAGGGAGAGGTTCCCCAGCGCCATGGCCTTGAACAGCTTGGCCATGGAGACGATCCCCGCCTCGGTGGCCGCCGAGCCGATCTTGCCGCCGGTGTTGGCCACCAGGATGTCGGCCGAGCGCGCGATGCGGTATCCGGCTGCGAACGGGTCGGAGACCACGCCGAAGGTCGGGTCCGTGGTCCCCGTCACCAGCGAGACGTCGGCGGCCAGCGCCAGCTGCCGCGTTCCCCACTCGTCGGTGACCAGCGAGGGCGCGCGCAGGAAGATGTTGAGGTTGTCGGCGTACTGCGATTCGAGCCCCACGGCCAGGGTGATGATCCCGTCGGCC belongs to Longimicrobium sp. and includes:
- a CDS encoding helix-turn-helix transcriptional regulator — its product is MHDSSGNIFEDLGLPNPEERLAKAELARVIRNVIRERGLTQAQAADVLGVKQPDVSDLTRGKLARFSMERLERFLNALDMEVRIQVGPRPAWKEQAGVTVELVSSF
- a CDS encoding GNAT family N-acetyltransferase — its product is MEDSPPAAEVVESPRLLVRTLRPGDEARLQAVFDAAPDWHAALGRPADPNAASAEIHASADKAGREIAVLTLRETGEDVGAVGWWRGNPAPRVALLGTLLVVPAHRGRGLAREALAAVEAWLAEGGVTELRTAFPRALLHLHPLVRALGFAEMSIAEHQKLGFAGAGTSLWSRPVRTA
- a CDS encoding D-glycerate dehydrogenase, with product MTAVVTTFPLPERALALLSEVGAVAGPEGWGEALGDAEALLCLLTDRVDAALLERAPRLRIVANAVVGYEHVDLAACAARGIVVTNTPDVLTEATADLAWALILATVRCLPQAEMSLRAGEFHGWGFWDYLGGDLTGATLGIYGMGRIGRAVARRATGFGMRTIYHSRSRLSADEEAALGAGFVSFDELLARADVLSLHAPLTPETRHAIGADALRRMRPGSYLINTARGALIDEAALVDALRDGRLAGAGLDVYEREPEIAPGLLDLPNVVLLPHVGSATRETRTRMAMLAARNVHAVLSGRPPLTPVRLP
- a CDS encoding tetratricopeptide repeat protein yields the protein MRPKRLSPPVRRTARRWRTPPAITTGAEAYEGLAVLEEIPGPLGFLLWQAARDVALWAQFPPEERPGLFEPGADALLHGLIRSAGVDVQLESPLMTVVRMVGQPETARAETVELACQHIAHWADLHGHLATAIAFAQAAALTVPYDAGAAYAVGRIARRRAEHSRAETWYRRSIALARQSGDWTSYALAFSGMGNLYMQRGNYPAARRFHVRALRAARRHSLRPIQGSALHDLFVIAAGGNHKDDAERYARGAFESYGPDHPRLPALANDIAYFWVERGHFAPALTVFEALLPHMARQEDRLVCLANIVRAAAGAGERRQFEQTWDEVWDGLSRDEGTANAAQVLLELAHGAAQLGEFERAERAAERAVRTARERGEGKTLLTAESVLDSVRRGRGARGRAAAAQAPHPEAPQETEMFATDLVRSLNASLVTR
- a CDS encoding MarC family protein; translated protein: MEHTLWKFALLCFTSLLSIINPLSAAPMYLAITDGYTREQRRRTLRAGVVTAFVILAVFALVGGAIFQLFGITIDAFRIAGGFIFFGIGMDMLQAKSRRGKATEEEEQEGRVRENVGVTPLGIPMITGPGAITTVMVLMTQAGTPLRVGLVLGAVIVVLAITWAVLSAAPRLVRFFGQTGLNVMTRVMGLLVTVIAVQFIVDGATPIIIEIIRAANAK
- a CDS encoding DUF4147 domain-containing protein, with translation MSPRDDARRILDAAIAAADARDAVRRALRVEGDVLMVMDDERIDLAAVDRIWLVGAGKAAAGMALGARDVLGDRIASGTIATRDGYAAEVPGIDVWEAAHPVPDTHGLAGAAAALEVARRAGDGDLVLCLLSGGASALWPCPPAGVSLTDLKALTAALLRAGAAIGEMNAVRKHLSRIAGGWLARAAHPARVVTLAVADVVGSPLDVIASGPTVPDPTTFGDALEIVRAYEVAAPPAAVAYLQRGAAGDEPETPKPGDPVFARASAHVVASNLDALRGAAAEAERLGYRAEIVADDLEGEARQVAPGIARLALDRQRALASGDPPLALLLGGETTVTVRGRGAGGRNQELALALAIELEGCAGIVAAALGTDGTDGTTDAAGALVDGGTTAHAAAQGLDARDALDANDSHPLLRAAGDLLVTGPTGTNVCDVVLLIVSASA
- a CDS encoding RagB/SusD family nutrient uptake outer membrane protein, whose translation is MKKPILRRPRGAAPRLGLAIAMAAALGACSLDLVNPNAPAEEGVINSADGIITLAVGLESQYADNLNIFLRAPSLVTDEWGTRQLALAADVSLVTGTTDPTFGVVSDPFAAGYRIARSADILVANTGGKIGSAATEAGIVSMAKLFKAMALGNLSLQYVQLPANSGEGALPLPRAQVQDSVLALLESARSDIASYSDADLAGFRTRVSGQKFNLRATIDAMLARYYLFRGRYAEALAAAQRVPLTVLSVLSYPGAAINPIYNYSGVARYTGARKVLFTEADPADKRPAYWAVRTAGAVGQPDSVFDFAKYGGRNDDYPLYLPDEMRLIMAEVYVRQNNYPQARTLINAVHTQTASPVDEPKAGMPAIPDASLATEAQLLTQILYERRFELYAQGLRWEDLRRFSAYTSKRPSLDFLPYPQSECDVNPANPCG
- a CDS encoding PIN domain-containing protein is translated as MSLRPSAAQLPSPPIFRLCLDLNIWCAYALANARKRNENTIQMLVEAVRRGECALGLTQLVISWGLINRLAQVLARKLGFSRLALETVLEEMILTSRLGPDPGDPLIILGGAGVIPLRDQEDVHVLEVAVAGRADVLVTGNLVDFIGYRTEILKPDRIALHRTPDHEVIIARPAEVAAWIRNGAIDLSSGT
- a CDS encoding type II toxin-antitoxin system RelE/ParE family toxin; this encodes MADRKPIHFIGSAHKDLRSMPEDVKDAFGWALLDVQYGDRPEGARPFGEGLPSSVMKLAEDFDGDTYRAAYTVEFVGAVYVLHVFKKKSKSGIATPLPDRNLVRTRLKLAEEHYRIHYARQAQDER